TCACAGTGAAAAACATAATGGACATGGTTCAAGGGGTTGgttgcatgttttaagtgttgaTCTTTCAGctactaaaaataaaaacagtcacCTGATATGGGGAGTGAGTTGGACTCGGCAGCTCCAACCTCATTCTTGGCCTCACAGTAGTACAAACCACTCTCTGCAGATTCCAGTGTTAGATTTCTCCCAGTGGCTCTCTGAGAGGTGCCTGTTCCAGTCCTCTTGTGCCAGGTGTAATGTTTCACTGGCGGGTTGGCATCACAGCTGCAGATCAGAGTGATGGCACCATCAAAGGAgctgacagacacagagaggttCCTGGGGGCATCTGTGGGAGACAATAATGAGATAAACAAAGTTCTAGCGAGCAGTCTTTTGGGCCACGCTACACAGCACTACACAGCGAGCAGTCTTTTGGGCCGTGCTACACAGCACTACACAGCGAGCAGTCTTTTGGGCCGTgctacacacactctttaaacaaatgtgttgtccctatctagacacagatgtgttaaaaacatcgcaattgtgttgttttcaacacattcgttttaagagtgcagcGAGCAGTCTTTTGGGCCATGCTTCACTTCTTCACTCAGTGTCTTGTCCTCTGCTTAACACAAATTTGTACACAATCATTTAGGCCTTGTGGAAATGTATTAAATCTTACTGGACacctgcacaaaataaacacaaaatgatATGTGCCCACAAATATCATAAATAATATGTTATTTACATAAAACATCTACAAAGATGGGTGTGGAATTCCTTGATCCTTTGACATTTTCCGCCTGGCAGTAGTATGCCCCACTGTCTCCGTATGTCATGTTTGATATGCTATAATTCTGTCCTACTCCGATCTCTGAGCTGagagctcctctcctctggtaCCAGGTGTATGTATGCACTGGTGGGTTGGCCTCGCTGCTGCAGGTCAAGGTCACGCTATTACCCTCCACTACCTCACCAGAGGGACTCGTGACAGTTTTAGGGCTCCTTGGAGGATCTGAAAAAGTGAAGACACTCGCTTTCAGACACTGATTAACATGTGCCTAGTCACTGTCGCATTGTAAAATGTTGGCTGTTGCattaggccaaaacacaacacaacatgacatgacaaaacacaacatcaacatcagttgagggctgcaacttcactttttaaatgacaatattctggccagactactgttgtcagtgatataagtatttgaaatgaacatgatttcttaatgtctagtgacatatcagggctattttatgattaattgaaatacatttcttacatacggttcctttaatataAACATGTTACAGTACAGTACTTCATAACATGTCAAGACTCACATTTCACATTTAGACTCACATTTCACATTTAGCGTTAAGGAAGCAGAACTAGCTTCATTAACACTGTTTACGGCGCTGCAGTGGTACTCCCCACTGTGAGCAGAGCTGACGTTTGGGATGCTGTGGTTCTGTCCTCCTGAACCTACCCGCGTGCTTCCAGCTCCAGTGCTCCTAAACCAGGTGTACGTGTTCACCGGTGGGTTAGCAGAGCTGCTGCACACCAGGGTCACTGAACTGCCCTCTGATATTTCACCAGGAGGACATATGTATGCTGATGTGTTCTTTGGAGAAtctgtaaaaaaaatcaaataaaaaatgtgcGTCTGTTTTGTCTTATTCGCTCGACTTACTGTAAATTGTGGTGAAATTGTGTGCATACATCGGACATCTATGCCTACTGAAGGGCTGGTCAGCTGCTCATGTCCTTGCACAGCGCAGGAATAATGTCCAGAATCTTCTGTGCTGACTGAACTGAGATGGAAGTCTTTGTCTCTGCCGTGGTGTCTGTGAGTTACAGGCTGTCCATTTCTGTACCAGACATAAGGAGGGCTCGGACTCAGCGTGCAGGTGGTGCTACAGGTCAGTGTCACATGCTGACCCTCAGTCACCATGTCAGTTGATACTTTCACCTCTAGACCTTGATGAAAAACAccataaacatgtataagtatcagctaatcttaaaatatgaataaatgtatacatatattaatacaatagACATACAATCATAGTTCATTTGTGGTATGTGGAGATCAAGGTAAAGTAATGGCACAATGCATTCTTTCTACATAGTGAGTTGTACAGCTGTCTCTGGAGTAAATTATGTTTGTGGATTTTGTTCCTTGCTGTGTGTCCAATTACCTGTGACAGACAGGTGGATTCCAGGAACACCAGTAAACCTATTCTTATGGGTAAAGAACCGGAAACGGTACTCTCTCGAGTCCCCCTCTCTCAAATCTCTTATTCTCAAAGTGGAAGATGTCAGTGAATGTGTAAGGTATTCCGTTCGGTTTCTGTAAAATGGCTCATTAGTAATATTAACTGGCTCTTCCTTTGCCTGCCTTCCGACATGCCACACTACGCCGTGGAGTGTTTCAGAGGAGGGGTATGTATATGTGCTGAGGAGGTCCACGGATGAGCCTATTAGGGCGCAGATAAAGGGAGGGCGGTAGAGCACACGCCAACAATTCCATTGCCAATCTACAACACAGTCAAAAACCATACAATGTTTAGTCAGTATACAaactcatattttcatatgaGTTACAAATTCATATGTTTCAATTTATCTAACCAACTCAAACTTAAATGTGAATTCAGTCTTTATACCACAGCTCATTGCAGAAGATTGCATTGCTCCATTGTCATTTCTCTGAACCGAAGCACCTGAAAGTTACAAGCAGTCACAAGTCATGCAACAAATAAACTTGCTGATACATTCATCAATTCATTCATACAGTCTTGTTTCAAATGATTTTATATGAATGATATATCAGCTATTCAAGTTATTTCTGTAAACTTGACACCTATACCAGACATTTCATAATGCAGGTCAGTAAATTATAAAGTAATATCCCTGACACTAAGTTTCAGCCATCAccattttatatttaaaaaaacaaatgaaattaCCCTGATTCATTGCTATATACATTCCTATGGCAGTAATTACCCTTAATTGTACCTCTAGTCTTTACAAAAACAACAGTAGAGAAATGTCATaccaaacagagagaaaaataatgCTCCCACAATCATTTCCTCTTGGAGGACCATAGTGCCCTGCAaatacacaaagacatacacattAACCAATAATATGGCTTTGTACCCTTGAAACATGGTGACATAGCTACAGAGTTCTAAATCCTGTGATAAGTCCTCTAAAAGTCCGAGTAAGACAAAGAGGGACAGATGTAGATGACTTACACTGTGGGCAAGGCTCCTGCTGTTCATGTCCTTGATTTGTGGTGGAAGCAGACAGAGTTGCAGCAGCAGGACACTGCACCGGTAATGGTGCAGAACAGACTTCCTTCCTCTTTGAGTACCGGTAAGTGTTGTGTATGAAAAACACCAGATGTTCATAGGAAAAAAGGATGTTTCttcagttaatgcagcttcaatgTTTATTCCGATAAAAAGACAGAAGTACATGTGACGTACTTCTGGGCACCGATATTGTAGTGACCCTTGATGAGTCTTGAACAGTAAAAAACTAACTTGAGTATTTCAAACCCTTGGCATATATTCTGTTTCAAAAGTCCTTCTACACTCTAAATGTTAATGACTTAGATAACACCTTGAATGGGATGGTTATCAGATGCCTTCCCCCATACCGTTTCTCCAAATGTTAGTGTTCTCACACCTCGGTTCCTTCCTGGCCCCAAGTGAGGCCATAGCATGGACCTTTGAGTGTTGTATTCATAAGATCACCTTGTGGGACATAAAGTAGCATATGATGTTCTTTAGACAGGGTAAACTGTGTAATCTTACAGTTGTATGCATGACAGTTAATGACTACTGACTAGAAGTTCATTTTTAATGTTTTGCTGGTGTGATAGTTATTCACATCCTGTTGCATCAATTACTGCAAAAAACATGATTGATAATCAATCAATCTGAAACCTGTTCCTGTTTGCACTGTACTTGCCCTATCTCATTTACTTCATAGATTCTGATTTGGAAATGCAATACTTTACAGAACAGGAAGAAGCTTCCAGATGTACCCAGGTGATTTAAATATTCACCAGAAGTTCAATGAAGAGTGAAATCATTCACCCAAGACACAGATGGCAACTTTTTTCATTTGTCTTGGTGAAAACAACAAAGGCCCCTTACAGGTTATCCTTACAGTTACACTAGAAGTCAGAACTCACAGATAAGTATAGTGTAGTTTTGGCTTTGAGTGGCAATTACTTTAATAACCCTGCTCCActtatgtttattttattatcttttACTTCTCCCTGTCATGTCCTATAAAACCTCTTtgataaaaaacacatctcaaCACAGCTCATAGCTATTTTGTACCTGTCCATGAACTGAAACAGGCTTCTCCATCCACATTTCATTGACTGCCCACCACTACCACACAGACACCCGTTATGAAAAGCACATTTTCTATCTTCCATCTAGATCTCTTTTCTAGGTCAAGTGAAAAATAGTCTATATGAGGATGTCTAAATTGGAAAGAAAGAATGGAAGAAAGGAAGACGACTAATGTAGGAGTCAGCTAGGCAAGTGACTGTTTGTGTCATCTTTACTAGATCATCAATGCAGCAAAACGCTATTTCAGTGATAGCACTTTAAAGAAATACAATTCACACATTTgcataatatgaaaaaaggcTTAAAAAACACTGTCTACCAAGGAGGCTGGGTTCATGGCAGTTATGAATGGTTCTTTGGAAATCTGATGAGCACTGAGTACAAACAGAAGTTGAACAGAGCGGAAAATAACATTGGGAACCATCTATTGTCCTGTGGAAGACTTACTTCAATTCCTCTAGTTTCCAACCGTTGCTACATCAATGCCATGTGTTATTTTGCATAAAAGAACAATAGAGGTCT
This window of the Alosa alosa isolate M-15738 ecotype Scorff River chromosome 7, AALO_Geno_1.1, whole genome shotgun sequence genome carries:
- the LOC125297890 gene encoding B-cell receptor CD22-like, whose translation is MNSRSLAHSGTMVLQEEMIVGALFFSLFGASVQRNDNGAMQSSAMSCDWQWNCWRVLYRPPFICALIGSSVDLLSTYTYPSSETLHGVVWHVGRQAKEEPVNITNEPFYRNRTEYLTHSLTSSTLRIRDLREGDSREYRFRFFTHKNRFTGVPGIHLSVTGLEVKVSTDMVTEGQHVTLTCSTTCTLSPSPPYVWYRNGQPVTHRHHGRDKDFHLSSVSTEDSGHYSCAVQGHEQLTSPSVGIDVRYSPKNTSAYICPPGEISEGSSVTLVCSSSANPPVNTYTWFRSTGAGSTRVGSGGQNHSIPNVSSAHSGEYHCSAVNSVNEASSASLTLNVKYPPRSPKTVTSPSGEVVEGNSVTLTCSSEANPPVHTYTWYQRRGALSSEIGVGQNYSISNMTYGDSGAYYCQAENVKGSRNSTPIFVDVLYAPRNLSVSVSSFDGAITLICSCDANPPVKHYTWHKRTGTGTSQRATGRNLTLESAESGLYYCEAKNEVGAAESNSLPISEKNTAGIYAVVVIVVIAGLVIPSILLRKKRNSVTEVREGTTDSEQDCSSPVYVNVSRVAMTFDRKKESEDAENDIHYTSVYFKHCDKQDMSLNSTLQKSMPPLQEEEVLYSTAKPHHASHEEVLYSTVK